The DNA sequence TTATTAAACCCACTTCAGCTTATGTGCATATTCCTTTTTGCACGCAAATTTGCTATTATTGCGACTTTTCCAAGGTCTTTATCAAGAAACAGCCGGTTGATGATTATTTGGAAAAGCTGTTGGAGGAGTTTCGTTTCTACGATATTAGAACATTGCGAACGCTCTATATTGGCGGCGGAACTCCGACGGCTCTTTCGGCTTCGCAGTTGGATTACCTGCTGTCGGGTTTGCAGGAGCAATTGGATTTATCGCTTCTGGAAGAATTCACCATCGAGGCCAACCCCGGTGATTTGACGGCGGATAAGATTGCTGTGCTTGAAAAATCAGCGGTCAATCGGGTCTCACTTGGCGTGCAAACCTTTGATGATCAGGAGCTCAAACGAATCGGCCGCAGTCACAATGAAGCACAGATCTATGAGTCGGTTTCAGCCCTCAAAGCAGCAGGTTTTGATAATATTTCTATCGACCTGATTTATGCTCTGCCCGATCAGACTATGGATCAGGTTAAAATCAATGTTAAAAAGGCTTTATCTCTGAATATTCCCCATCTCAGTCTCTACAGTCTGATTTTGGAGAATCATACGGTCTTTATGAACAAAATGCGACGGGGTCGACTTCATTTGCCTAATGAGGATGTTGAGAGCGATATGTTTACCTATATTATTGATGAGCTGGAAAAGCATGGGTTTGAGCATTACGAGATTTCCAATTTCACCAAGCCGGGCTATGAGAGCCGGCACAATCTGGTTTACTGGGATAATGCTGAGTATTACGGAGTCGGAGCGGGAGCTTCGGGTTATTTGGACGGCGTTCGCTACCGCAACCGTGGCCCAATCCAGCACTACCTAAAAGCTATTTCAGAGGAAGGTCAGGCCCGTTTGCATGAAGAAGAATTGACTAAGACCGAGCAGATGGAAGAAGAAATCTTCCTTGGACTGCGAAAGAAAGCGGGTATCTCTATCAGCCGCTTTGAGGAAAAATTTCAGGAGGACTTCCAGCAGCGGTATGGTCGGATTGTGGCCGATTTGCTGACGGACGGTTTGCTTCAAGTCACAGGTAATCAGCTGCGTATGACCAAGCGGGGCCTTTTCTTGGGTGACACCGTGGCTGAGAAATTTATACTTGATTAGGGAGTGCGTCCAAGATCAGTATGGCAAAGCTATCGATTCTGGAGACTCAACTTCGCATAGTTGCTACTGGTTTTCTCAAATAGTCTGGGAGACTGTTTGACCTATGGCTTGCTTGTCAGGATAGGGCATCCAACCAGCAGTGGTTCATTGGTGATGAAACGCCTCATGACCTATGCAGGGATAAGACGAAGTTGGTATAGTCAACAAGTCTTACTCCCAACCAACTGCGTCAAAGTAGTGATTGAAAAGTAGTGAGGGCAGGACGTGTCCCGATTTAAAAGGAGAAATCATGGGAAAAAAATTTCAGGTGGCTTATCAGGTTCCATTTTACGAGAGTGATATCAATCATCAGATTAAAGTGCCTCATCTGCTGTCCTTTGCCCTTCAGGTATCGGGCTTGCAGTCAGAAAGTTTGGGCAATACTGATGACTGGCTTTTGGACAATTTTAATTTGGTTTGGGTCATTACTGACTATGAGCTGGATATCCAGCGCCTGCCTCGCTATGCGGAAAATATTGTAGTAGAGACCGAGGCAATTGCCTACAACAAACTTTTTTGTTATCGGAAGTTCTATATTTACGGCGAAGATGGTCAGCAGATTATTGAGATTTTCTCCACCTTCGTCCTTATGGATTACGATACCCGAAAGGTTGTGACAGTCAAGGATGAAATTGTAGCCCCTTATGGTTCTGAAAAAATTAAAAAAGTGATTCGAGGTCCAAAATATAAACCCCTGAAAGAAGCGGAAGAATCCCTCTTTCATGTGCGGTATTTGGATTTGGATATGAATGGCCATGTCAACAACAGCAAATATCTGGAATGGATGTATGAGGCGATGGATATTGATTTTCTCAAGACCCATGTGCCCAAGAAAGTTCATCTTAAGTACCTCAAGGAAATTCACTACGGGAAGGATATTATTACTCGGATTAAACAGGATGGCTTGATCAGCCAGCACGAAATTAAAACTGATCAGGGTCTTCATGCCCAAGCTCAGATTGAGTGGCGGGAACGCAACGAGGCTTAAGCCGCTGCCGAATATTTTTTGACTCAGTCCTTTCTTAAGATAGTAACTCTAGTAAACAGTGGCTGCTTTGCTTTTAGACAGCAGACTGAGGCTGGGTAAAAACTCGTCCAGAGTCCTGTTTTAGAATCAATTCTAGGCGCAGTGTTGGGAGTGAAACGGTCTGGGAAGAGACCGTTTCAGGCCATCGCCTAGAAATTAAGAAGTGGTGAGAACCAGAATTTTCAATTTTTGGGTTGATCCCACTCCCTTATTTTTAAAGAAATCAGCATATAGGAGTAAATATGACTTACAAAGGTTATTTAATTGATTTAGACGGAACCATTTACCGAGGGAAGGAGCGGATTCCAGCAGGTGAGCGCTTTATCAAACGCCTGCAGGAGCAAAAGATCCCCTATACCTTGGTGACCAACAACACTATGCGGACCCCGCAGATGGTGCAAGAAATGTTGGCTAAGCATTTTAATGTGGAAACGCCGCTGGAGACTATCTACACAGCGACTTTGGCAACTGTCGATTACATGAATGATATGAAGCGGGGCAAGACCGCCTATGTTATCGGCGAAGTCGGCCTCAAGTCAGCCATTGCTGAGGCTGGCTATATCGAGGATAAGGATAATCCTGCCTACGTTGTGGTCGGTCTTGACCGTGGGTTGACCTATGAAATGTTGGTGACGGCCACTCTGGCCATTCAAAAGGGGGCTCTCTTTATCGGGACCAATCCTGATCTCAATATTCCAACCGAGCGCGGCCAAGAACCAGGAGCTGGCGCTATTCAAAAGCTTTTGGAGGTAGCTACCCGAGTCAAACCGGTTATTATCGGCAAACCAGAAGCTGTCATTATTAATAAGGCTCTGGAGCGATTGGGTCTGGAACGCTCACAAGCTCTGATGGTTGGTGATAACTATATGACCGATATTATGGCCGGTATCAAAAACGATGTTGATACTCTGTTGGTTCTAACTGGTTTCACTAAGCCGGAGGAAGTGTCGGGCCTGCCTATTAAACCTAGCCATGTCGTGGACAGCTTGGACGACTGGGAGCTCTAAATGAAAGATAAACTAAAATTGGTTGGCTTTGC is a window from the Streptococcus criceti HS-6 genome containing:
- the hemW gene encoding radical SAM family heme chaperone HemW yields the protein MFIKPTSAYVHIPFCTQICYYCDFSKVFIKKQPVDDYLEKLLEEFRFYDIRTLRTLYIGGGTPTALSASQLDYLLSGLQEQLDLSLLEEFTIEANPGDLTADKIAVLEKSAVNRVSLGVQTFDDQELKRIGRSHNEAQIYESVSALKAAGFDNISIDLIYALPDQTMDQVKINVKKALSLNIPHLSLYSLILENHTVFMNKMRRGRLHLPNEDVESDMFTYIIDELEKHGFEHYEISNFTKPGYESRHNLVYWDNAEYYGVGAGASGYLDGVRYRNRGPIQHYLKAISEEGQARLHEEELTKTEQMEEEIFLGLRKKAGISISRFEEKFQEDFQQRYGRIVADLLTDGLLQVTGNQLRMTKRGLFLGDTVAEKFILD
- a CDS encoding acyl-ACP thioesterase domain-containing protein; this encodes MGKKFQVAYQVPFYESDINHQIKVPHLLSFALQVSGLQSESLGNTDDWLLDNFNLVWVITDYELDIQRLPRYAENIVVETEAIAYNKLFCYRKFYIYGEDGQQIIEIFSTFVLMDYDTRKVVTVKDEIVAPYGSEKIKKVIRGPKYKPLKEAEESLFHVRYLDLDMNGHVNNSKYLEWMYEAMDIDFLKTHVPKKVHLKYLKEIHYGKDIITRIKQDGLISQHEIKTDQGLHAQAQIEWRERNEA
- a CDS encoding TIGR01457 family HAD-type hydrolase is translated as MTYKGYLIDLDGTIYRGKERIPAGERFIKRLQEQKIPYTLVTNNTMRTPQMVQEMLAKHFNVETPLETIYTATLATVDYMNDMKRGKTAYVIGEVGLKSAIAEAGYIEDKDNPAYVVVGLDRGLTYEMLVTATLAIQKGALFIGTNPDLNIPTERGQEPGAGAIQKLLEVATRVKPVIIGKPEAVIINKALERLGLERSQALMVGDNYMTDIMAGIKNDVDTLLVLTGFTKPEEVSGLPIKPSHVVDSLDDWEL